From Flavobacterium sp. 102, a single genomic window includes:
- a CDS encoding ZIP family metal transporter — MNYILPLLSVLFGYAIALIIKPKKKNNLKLLLAFSGSFLLSLTVMDLLPEVYESHNHSVGIFIMVGILFQIILEFFSKGAEHGHVHGHDKIKQMPWLLFISLCIHAFLEGFPVGHHHDLAFGIAIHHLPIAIILTTFFLNAELNKKVLFVFMLSFAVMTPLGTFVSDSAPTITQYYTEITAIVIGILFHISSTIIFESSEGHKFNIAKISMIILGILLACFV; from the coding sequence ATGAATTACATACTTCCTTTACTATCAGTTCTTTTCGGCTATGCAATTGCATTGATTATTAAACCCAAAAAGAAGAACAATCTTAAACTGTTATTGGCGTTTAGCGGTTCGTTTTTACTATCGCTAACCGTAATGGATTTGTTACCGGAAGTATACGAAAGTCACAATCATAGCGTTGGGATTTTTATCATGGTTGGGATTTTGTTCCAAATCATTTTAGAGTTCTTTTCCAAAGGCGCCGAACACGGTCACGTTCATGGTCACGACAAAATCAAGCAAATGCCTTGGTTGTTGTTTATCAGTTTGTGTATTCATGCTTTTTTAGAAGGCTTTCCGGTTGGACATCACCATGATTTAGCCTTCGGAATTGCAATTCACCACTTGCCTATCGCGATAATCTTGACAACCTTTTTCTTAAATGCCGAATTGAACAAAAAAGTGTTGTTTGTCTTTATGCTTTCGTTTGCCGTAATGACTCCTTTAGGAACTTTTGTTTCCGATTCAGCGCCAACAATCACACAATATTACACCGAAATCACAGCTATTGTAATAGGAATTCTATTCCATATTTCGTCAACGATTATCTTTGAAAGTAGCGAAGGACACAAGTTTAACATTGCTAAGATTTCGATGATTATTTTGGGAATTTTGTTAGCATGTTTTGTTTAA
- the murQ gene encoding N-acetylmuramic acid 6-phosphate etherase, with translation MSFTKTTEQSSQYESLEQMSVRDLLANINNEDKTVPLAVEKALPQIETLVSQIVAKMKLGGRLFYIGAGTSGRLGIVDASECPPTFGVPFDLVNGIIAGGDKAIRKAVEFAEDDASQAWKDLLAENITENDVVIGIAASGTTPYVIGGLEKCHENNIITGCITCNEGSPLALTAQFPIVVVVGPEFVTGSSRMKAGTAQKLVLNMISTTTMIQLGRVKGNKMVDMQLSNVKLVDRGVRMIMGEILVSYEEASALLEKHGSVRKAVEAYQS, from the coding sequence ATGTCCTTCACCAAAACCACCGAACAATCTTCACAATACGAAAGTCTCGAACAAATGTCGGTTCGCGACTTGTTAGCCAATATCAATAACGAAGACAAAACCGTGCCTCTGGCTGTGGAAAAAGCTTTGCCTCAAATTGAAACTTTGGTTTCTCAAATTGTAGCCAAAATGAAACTCGGCGGCAGATTGTTCTACATTGGTGCCGGAACTTCAGGACGTTTAGGCATTGTTGATGCTTCGGAATGTCCGCCAACATTCGGCGTTCCTTTTGATTTAGTCAACGGAATTATTGCTGGCGGTGACAAAGCCATTCGCAAAGCGGTCGAATTTGCTGAAGATGACGCATCCCAAGCTTGGAAAGATTTGCTTGCCGAAAACATAACCGAAAATGACGTCGTAATCGGCATCGCTGCTTCGGGAACTACGCCATACGTAATTGGTGGTTTAGAAAAATGCCATGAAAATAACATTATAACAGGATGTATTACTTGTAACGAAGGAAGTCCGTTAGCGTTAACAGCGCAATTTCCTATTGTTGTGGTTGTTGGTCCGGAGTTCGTTACCGGAAGTTCTCGCATGAAAGCCGGAACCGCACAGAAGTTAGTCTTAAATATGATTTCTACGACAACGATGATTCAATTAGGCCGCGTAAAAGGGAACAAAATGGTCGATATGCAATTGAGCAACGTAAAACTCGTTGACCGTGGCGTTCGAATGATTATGGGTGAAATTCTGGTGAGTTATGAAGAAGCTTCGGCTTTATTGGAAAAACACGGGAGCGTTAGAAAAGCTGTGGAAGCTTATCAAAGTTAG